TGCAGGAGTTTAGCGGTGTGCCGCGTGTCCTCGGCCGCGATCAGATCGCACTCGCGCAGGACGCGGAGCGCGCGCAGCGTGATGTCCTCGAGGTTGCCGATGGGCGTGGCGACCAGGTACAGGATTCCGACAGGTTGAGGAGCCATAGGCGGCCTCAAGACAGTAATTGTCTCAAGCGCACAGATCGATGCGCTGAACAATTGCAGTTATTGTACCATTACAAACTCATTGGCTTTGCCGGCCCCGGGTGAAGCCGCGTCCTGATTTCCCGGTTTGTCGCCGGCGAGTGTGTTCATGATTGCTTCGGAGCCACTGCACCATTTCGTTGACGACTACCTGTACAGCCTGCGCGAGCTGAATCCGACAGCGGCCACCTTCGACGGTGTCCACGAGTTCGACGACCTGCTGGACGACTTCAGCCGGACGGGCATCGATTCCCAGATTCAGACACTCGCGGGCTTCGCCCGGCGCCTGGCGTCGATCTCGAACGGCTCGTTGACGGCCATCGAGCGGATCGAGCGCCCGATGGTGGCGGCGCACATCCAGGCAAAGCTGCACGATCTCGAACAGGTGCGAGGATGGGAGCAGAATCCCCAATTCTACGGCGAGGTGCTCGGCGCCAGCCTGGCCGGCCAGGCGCTGTTCGACTACGCCCCGGCCGAGGATCGCGCGCGCCGGGTGCTCTCGAAGCTGCGCCAGACGCCGAAGCTCATCCAGGCCGCCCGGGACAACATCAAGGAGCCGCCCGGGATCTTCGTCAAGAAGGGCCTCCAGACCCTGCGCGGCGCGCTGCGTTTCATCGATGTTGATCTCCCGAAGGCGTTCGTTGCGGTCGACGACCTTGGCCTGTTGAGCGATCTGGCCGACGCGCAGACGGAGGCGAGCGATGCGATCAAGGGTTACGTCGATTATCTCGAGAACGACCTTGGCCCGAAATCGCGCGCGTCGTTCCGCCTCGGCCCCGAGCGCCTGGCCAGGAAGCTCAAGCTCGAAGAAGGGATTGAGTTGCCGCTCGCGCGGTTGCTCGACATTGGCCTGAGAGAGCTGGGCATGGTCCAGGAGGAATTTCGGCGCGTGGCGTCGAAGATTGATCGCGGCGATCCTATCGACACCTGGCGGCACGTCAAAGCCACGCGACTGGCGACCGACGGCATCGTGAACGCGGCGCAGCGCCAGGTGAGCGCACTCGCCACCTTCATCGAGCGGAAGGATCTGGTATCGCTGCCTCCCGGCGAACCGGTCACTGCAGCCCCGACGCCGGACTTCTTCCGGTGGACCGGGGCCAGCATGTGGACGCCAGGGCCGTTCGAGGCGCGTCCGACCCGTGCCTACTACTACCTGACAGAGGCGGATCCGGCCTGGTTGGACGGGCAGAAGGCGGAGCACTACCGGGATCTGAACCTCCCGACGTTGTGGTCCATTTCCATTCACGAGGTCTATCCCGGGCACTTCCTGCACTTCCAGCATCTGCGCCGCGTCGCGTCTCGCGCGCGGAAGTCGCTGTTGATGGCGTCAAGCGGGATGGTGGAAGGCTGGGCCCACTACTGCGAACACATGATGATCGAGGCGGGGTTCGAGCGGCAGGACCCGGCGGTTCATCTGGGCCAGCTTGCCGAATCGCTCATCCGCATCGCACGCCTGATTGTGGCCATTCGCCTGCACGCCGAGGACATGTCGGTTGAGCAGGGCGTCCGGTTCTTCCGGGATGAGGCGTTTATCGAAGAGAGCACGGCCCGGCGCGAAGCCGAACGAGGAACATTCGACCCGGGCTATGCCGTGTACACGCTTGGCAAGCTCATGCTGCTGAAGCTGCGCGAAGACTACAAGGCGCACGTGGGCGACGCGTTCACGCTGCGGTCGTTCCACGACACGCTGCTCGGCAACGGTGTCGCGACCATCCCCGTGCACCGGCAACTGATGCTTGGAGAACATGCCGGCGCCGCCATCGAGTAAACTGTTGCTAGCACCATGCCACTATACGAGTACGAATGCGACGCCTGCGGCCATCGGTTCGAAGTAATCCAGAAATTTTCAGATGCCCCGATCGGGCAATGCCCGTTATGCGCCGAACCCGTTCATAAACTGCTGTCGGCGCCGGCAATCCAGTTCAAGGGCACAGGCTGGTACGTCACCGATTACGCCAGCAAGAGAAACACCGAAGCGGCCGCCGACAGGAAGTCCGCGGCGTCAGCCGCGTCTTCGTCCGGCCAGTCGGGCAGCAGCAGCACGCCGTCGGCGGCTGGCGATTCCGGCGAGAGCAAGTCCTCGACGGAGAGCAGCAAACCCGCCTCGGATACCGTCAAGTCCTCGTCGGACAGCAGTCACTCCACGTCGGACAGCAGTCACTCCACGCCGGATCGCGGAAGCTCCTCGTCGGAGGGCAGCAAGACCTCGTCGACTAATGATTCGAGCGGGTCAAGGTCCGACACGAACACTTAGAACTTGATTGAGCGCAGGTACTCGGCGAAGGGTTCCGCAAGGCCTTCGCGCCGGAGCGCAAAGTACACGACCGCCTTGAGGTAACCAAGCTTGTTGCCGGTGTCGTGGCGGACGCCTTTGATCTCGTACGCATAGATCGGGCGCTTCTTCAGGAGCCGGCGCAGGCCGTTGGTGAGTTGAATTTCGCCCGATGAATCCGCGGCGGTCGCTTCGAGTTCTTCGAAAATGTCGGGCGTGAGGATGTAGCGGCCGATGATGGCCAGGTCCGACGGCGCATCGGCGCGGGCCGGCTTTTCTACCAGGTCGCGCACCCGATAGATTCCGTCAGACTCGCTCTCGATGTCGACGATGCCGTACGAGGAGACGCGATCCCAGCCGACGCGCTCGACGGCGAGCACCGGGCCTTGGACTTTGTCGAACACGTCCACCATCTGCTTGAGGCCCGCCGGATCGGCGTCGATTACGTCGTCGGCCAGCACGACCGCGAACGGCTCTGGGCCCACGAGATCTCGGGCAACCAGCACGGCATGGCCGAGGCCGAGCGGCTCCCCCTGTCGGACATAGGCGACATGGATGAGGTTTGAGATCTCGCGGATTTCGGCGAGCAGATCGGTCTTGTGGCGGGCTTCCAGATAGGACTCGAGCTCGACGGCGACATCGAAATGATCCTCGATCGCGTTCTTGCCTCGGCCCGTGACGATGATGAGGTTGTCGATACCGGCCGCCACGGCTTCCTCGGCGCCGTACTGGATGATGGGCTTGTCGACCAGCGGCAGCATCTCTTTGGGCTGGGCCTTGGTCACGGGCAGGAACCGCGTGCCGAGGCCCGCCGCCGGGAAGACCGCTTTCCGTACTCTCGCCATGCGCCTGCTCCTTGGTGCTTCGACTCGCAGTTACAGTTGCGTATCCACGCGAGACGATCTGGTCAAAATCCTCGCTCAGCACCAAGTCCTGAGGGAATTAGTCCCTTGCGGAACTTATGAATCGAAGGACTTGGACAGGTGATCGTATCGCAGCCAAACGTGCTTTGGATATACCATCTTGACCATGCTCGATGCCGCATTCGTTCGTGATCATCCTGACGTCGTCCGCGAGGCACTCACCCGGCGCGGGATGCGCATGGATGTTGAGCTTGACGCGCTGGCGCTGCTTGACGCCGAACGGCGCGTGAAGATCCCGGAAGTTGAAGAACTGAAGCGCCAGCAGAATGCCTCGTCCGGCGAGATCGCGCGGGCGAAGAAGGCCGGGCAGGACGTCGCCCACGTGTTTGCCGCCAACAAGGCCCGCGGCCAGCAGATCAAGGAACTCGAAACCCAACTCGACAACCTGGAGGAGCGCCGCCGGGCCATTCTCCTGACCATTCCCAACCTGCCCCACGAATCGGTGCCGATTGGCGCGAGCGCCGCCGACAACAGGGAAGTGCGGCGGTGGGGCGAGCCGCCGCGGTTCGACTTTGCGCCGAAGGCGCACTGGGATCTTGGTGCGCTCCTGGGGATTCTTGATTTCGAGCGGGCGGCGCGCATGTCGGGCGCGCGGTTTGCCGTGCTGATGGGCGCGGGCGCGCGGCTGAGCCGGGCGCTGGTCGACTTCATGCTCGACCTGCACACGCGCGAGCACGGCTTCACGGAAATCGATCCACCGTTTCTCGTCAACGCGGCCGCGCTGGTCGGCACAGGCAACTTGCCGAAGTTCGAGGCGGACCTGTTCAAGATCGCGGGCGACTGGGACCTTTACCTGGTGCCCACCGCCGAGGTGCCGCTGACCAACCTGCATCGCGGAGAGATTCTTGACGGCCGAAAGCTGCCGATCCGCTACGCCGCCTACACGCCGTGCTTCCGCAGCGAAGCCGGGTCGCACGGGCAGGACGTGCGCGGCCTCATCCGGCAGCATCAGTTCCACAAGGTCGAGATGGTCAAGTTTGCGACGCCCGATCAGTCGTTCGACGAACTCGAGAGCATGGTGGCGAGCGGAGAGGAAGTGCTGAAGCGGCTTGGGCTGCCGTATCGCACCATGCTGTTGTGCACGGGCGACATGGGGTTCGCCTCCGCCAAGACCTACGACATCGAGGTGTGGCTGCCGAGCCAGGAGACATACCGCGAGATTTCGTCGTGCAGCAACACAATGGCGTTTCAGGCGCGCCGCGCGGGCATCAAGTACCGGCCGGACGGCACGGGCAAGGTCGAATTCGTTCACACGCTCAACGGGTCGGGGCTTGCCGTCGGCCGCACACTTATCGCGATTCTCGAGAACTACCAGCAGCGCGATGGCTCTGTCGTGATTCCAGAGGCGCTGCGGTCCTACATGCGAGGGATGGAGATCATCGAGCCGGCGCGTCCGTAGGGGCGGGTGCGCGGAGGCACGGTGCCGCGGCCCCTCTGATTCCGAGTGGGGCCGCTACGGCGAACCGCGGCGTCACCTCCGACTCCACGCGTGCGGGCCGACGTGCCCGTCCCCGTGTTCGCCGTATAATCCAGATCACCGGAGGGATGGCCGAGCGGTTGAAGGCGACGGTCTTGAAAATCGTTGTACGGGAAACCGTACCGGGGGTTCGAATCCCTCTCCCTCCGCCATCCGCCTACGCTCGCCTTCGGCATGATCGACACCTCGGGCGAGCTACGGCGGGATGCCGCGCCGAAGCCGCTTCGCGGCGAAGGCGGGCAGCGTGCCCAACCCTCGGGTGAGCTTCGGCTGGGCAAGCCCAGGACAGGCCATGGCTGTCCCGCCGTGGACCGCCTGCCGCGCGGCCACTCTCGCCCATCGCCCATACACGCGGGCGTGTCTCATGCGCTTGACATGACCACTTCAAATGACTATGTTGAAAGTTGTCAGGAGGCTGGCCATGCGAAGTCTGGCAATCAGTGCGTTCAAGGCCCATGCGCTCGAGTTGGTAGGGAAGGTGGCGAGCACGCGGGAGGGGATCGTCGTGACGAAGCGGGGCAAGCCGTTGGCCCAGGTACTGCCGTATCAACCATCAGGGGACGCGCCCGTCGCCGGGAGGCTTGCTGAGGCTCTGGTGTTCGAAAGGGATATCGTCTCGCCGTTGAGAGCGGAGTCCTGGGAAGCCGCTCGATGAAGGCCCTGCTGGATACGCACGTCTGGATCTGGTGGAACATGCATCCCCAGAAGCTGACGCGGCGTGTCCGGTCGTTCATCTCCACTCCATCGCGGTATGACGAACTGCTGTTGTCGGCGATTTCGGTGTGGGAATTCGCGAAGTTGATCGAGAAGAAGCGGTTGGCCATTTCCTGCGATCCAGAAGAGTGGATTCGCGTGGCGCTGGAGATGCCCAAGCTCAGGCTTGTGCCATTGTCCCCGACCATAAGTTGTCGTGCAACCCTACTCCCCGGGCCGTTCCATGACGATCCAGCGGATCAAATCATTGTGGCGACGGCCCGGGAGGAGAATGCCACAATTCTGACCGCAGACGAGCGGATCCGCGCCTATCCTCATTGTCGCAGCCTGTGGTGATGCCGACCCCGTTCTCAGGCGAGTCGGACAATGTCCAAGCCCCGGAGAACCTCGACCAGGCACGAGACGATGACGGTAGGGCAGATAGTAATTCTCGGGAAGGGGCTGTTAGTGCGTGGCGCGACGGAACGGTCGAGAGAAGGGGTAATATCCGATAGTAGGAGGGACCCATGCACCGTCGCGATTTCCTCGTCGCCTCCGCCGCCGCTGGTCTGGCGTTCCCATTCTCGTTTGCTGCCCAGCCCGAGGACGCTCCCGCGATCTCGCAACTCAAGGAGAATCCCATGCCGTTCACGCTGCCGCTGTTGCCCTTCGACGTCGCTGCGCTCGAACCGTTCCTCACCAAGGAGAACCTCGAACTTCACTACAGCAAGCACCACAACGCGTATGTCGTGAACCTCAACAAGTTCGTTGAGGACGGGAAGGTGGATGGCAAGAAGTCGCTGGAGGAGATCATTCTCTCCAGCGAGGGCCCGGTCTTCAATAACGCGGCCCAGATCTGGAACCACACCTTCTACTGGAACAGCATGAAGCCCAAAGGCGGCGGCGAACCCACCGGCAAGCTGGCCGACGCCATCGTTCGCGACTTTGGTTCCTTCGCCAGGTTTAAAGAAGAATTCGCTGCTGCGTGCGTCAGTCAGTTCGGATCGGGCTGGGGCTGGCTGGTGCTGGATGGCGGCAAGCTCAAGGTCACCAAGACCGGCAACGCCGATCTGCCGCTCAAGTACAAGCAGACCGCGCTCATCACCTGCGACGTCTGGGAGCACGCGTATTACCCGACATACAAGAACCTCCGGCCCAAGTACGTCGAGGTGTTTCTTGCGAGCCTGGCGAACTGGGAATTCGCCGCGGCGAACTTCGCGCGCGGGTAACCGACAGGCACTGAGCGTCGCTCACTGATACCACCAACCCGGTTCGGGCGAGCCGCGATCACTGATGCACCGGGCAATCCTCGCACTCGTCGGCCTGGCCACCGCCGTGATTCTCATTGCGGTGGCCGGGGCTCGCCTCGTCGCGCCCGGGCCGCCGGCGTTCTATGTCGAACCGGACACGCGAATGGTGCTGGTCGCGATCGAACCCGGATCGTTCGTCATGGGCAGTCCGGCATCCGAGGCCGGCCGCAACGACGATGAACAGCCGCATCGCATCACGCTGTCACGCCGCATCTACATGGGCCGCTACGAGGTCACGCAGACGGAATGGCAGATGGTGATGGGCGCCAACCCGAGTCGCTTCTCGGACTGCGCGCGCTGTCCGGTTGAACAAGTCAACTTCTACGACGTCGATGATTTTCTGACGCGATTGACAGCGCGATCGTCTGCCATGCGCTACAGGCTTCCAACCGAGGCGGAATGGGAGTACGCATGCCGGGCGGGAACGAGCACGGCGTATGGGCTCGGGGATCAACTGGAAGCCCGCGACGCCAACTTCAACGCGTCGCCCGGGGAACAGGTGACGCCGGGTAGTGGGGCATATCGCACGCGGCCAGTTGGCAGCTTCGCGCCAAACGCCTGGGGCTTGCACGATATGCACGGGAACGTCTGGGAATGGACCAACGATTTCTACGGGCCGTATGACGCGCAAGCTGATGTGGATCCCCGCGGACCCCAGGCCGGCACGACGCGGGTGATCCGCGGCGGGAGCTGGTACTTTGACGCAGCCAGCGCGCGATGCGCGCAACGATATACACACGCCCCACAGGACCGTGGCTTCAGTCTCGGCTTTCGCGTCGTCGGTGAGCCAGTCGAGCGCGCGCGTTGACGCGTGGCAGACGGTAGGAGGCCGGGGCACGGCATGCCGTGCCCCTACCGGAAGAGCGCGGCTTCGACCGCGAGGCCAGGCCCGAAACCAATCGCCAGGCAAGGCCGTGGCGCGTGGCGGCGGCGCAGCCGATCCAGGATGAAGAGGATCGTCGGTGACGACATGTTGCCGAACTCGCCAAGCACTTCCTGGGACACCGCGTAATCGTTGCGTTGAAGGCCAATCGTCCTGGCGCAGGCCTCAAGAATCCGCGGCCCGCCCGGGTGCACGGCCCAACTGGCAATCTGATCCACCGCTGTGCCCTCTGCCGCGAGCCATCCATCCAGCCACGGCCGCAACTCGCGCTCGATCACGCCGGGCACGCGCGCCGACAGCGACATCTCGAACCCGTGGTTGCCAATGCGCCACGCCATCAACTCTGCCGAATCTTCGAGCAAGGAGGCGCCATTCGCCGAGAGCACCCATTCATCTTCCTGTGCCCGCGGTCGGCCGCCGCCCACGATGGCCGCCGCACCATCCGCGAAGATCGCGTTGGCGACCAACCGGTCGCCGTTCCAGCCGTACTGGTAGTGCAGCGAGCACAACTCAACGGCGCACACCAGAACGCGCGCATCCGGGATGCTGTCGGCGTACGCCTTCGCGACGCGCAGACCGTTCAACGCGCCGTGGCAGCCCATGAATCCGACGTGCGTGCGCGCCACGGTCCAGTTGAGGCCGAGGTCTCGAATCAGACCGACGTCGAAGTTCGGCGCGGCGAACCCCGTGCACGATACCGTCACCACGTGAGTGACGGCGCCAGGGGCAAGCCCGGCCTCGGCCAGCGCGACACCGGCGGCCCTGGCCGCAAGAGGCGGAGCCTCCTTCTCGTAGCGCGCCATGCGCTCGGTCGTCGTCGGTCCGCGATCCTCGCTGTTCTGCATGGCCGGAAAGAACGACTGGCGCGGGATCCCGTCGCGGCTGTCGGAATCCAGCACGACACTGTGCCGGGTCTTGACGCGCGTCAGCCGGTACAGCGCCTTCAGTTGCCGTTGATGTTCCTCGGTCGTGCAGCCGTACGCCCGCGCCAGAGCAACAGCATGCTCCTGGGAAATGGAACACGGCGGCGACGCCGTGCCAACACCATAGATGTGGAAACTCATTACAGATCCTCAAACGACATTGATACAGCGCCGCGTGCGGTGCGGGCTTGCCCTGAGCAAGGCGCGCTAGCGCCGCGTCGAAGCCGGAATCGACCAGACACAACGGACACCGGTGCGCTATTCATCAGCGCGGCCAAGTCTATGAATAGTGCGAGCGAGAAACGGTCTGGCCAGTCCGGGTTGGTGCCGGAGCGCTGCGACCATCACGCCCACAATCGGAGGATAGCGCAACGCCCGGGCGAGGAAGCGACACCAGTTCTGATTTCGGCGCACGACCCTGTCATAAGTGTCGATCCATCGCCGCTCGATCGCGGAATCCCAGCCGGCAACGGCGCGAACCGCCAACGGCACCAGGGCGTCGGCGGCCGAGAGCGCCCACTCCATACCCTCTCCTGTGAACGGCTCAATGTAACCCGCCGCATCGCCGAGCACAAACACGCGGTGCGCGACTGGAGCGAGCACGTGGCGCGTGAGCGGCACAGTCCCCTGCCAATCGAGGGTCTCGAGGTCGCAGGTGGCCGCGACGCTCGCGGAGGTCAGGATCGCGCGGACAGCCCCGGCCGGCCCGCCTTGCGCCCTCAGGAAGTCGACGTCGAGCGCCGCCG
This portion of the Acidobacteriota bacterium genome encodes:
- a CDS encoding DUF885 domain-containing protein — encoded protein: MIASEPLHHFVDDYLYSLRELNPTAATFDGVHEFDDLLDDFSRTGIDSQIQTLAGFARRLASISNGSLTAIERIERPMVAAHIQAKLHDLEQVRGWEQNPQFYGEVLGASLAGQALFDYAPAEDRARRVLSKLRQTPKLIQAARDNIKEPPGIFVKKGLQTLRGALRFIDVDLPKAFVAVDDLGLLSDLADAQTEASDAIKGYVDYLENDLGPKSRASFRLGPERLARKLKLEEGIELPLARLLDIGLRELGMVQEEFRRVASKIDRGDPIDTWRHVKATRLATDGIVNAAQRQVSALATFIERKDLVSLPPGEPVTAAPTPDFFRWTGASMWTPGPFEARPTRAYYYLTEADPAWLDGQKAEHYRDLNLPTLWSISIHEVYPGHFLHFQHLRRVASRARKSLLMASSGMVEGWAHYCEHMMIEAGFERQDPAVHLGQLAESLIRIARLIVAIRLHAEDMSVEQGVRFFRDEAFIEESTARREAERGTFDPGYAVYTLGKLMLLKLREDYKAHVGDAFTLRSFHDTLLGNGVATIPVHRQLMLGEHAGAAIE
- the galU gene encoding UTP--glucose-1-phosphate uridylyltransferase GalU — translated: MARVRKAVFPAAGLGTRFLPVTKAQPKEMLPLVDKPIIQYGAEEAVAAGIDNLIIVTGRGKNAIEDHFDVAVELESYLEARHKTDLLAEIREISNLIHVAYVRQGEPLGLGHAVLVARDLVGPEPFAVVLADDVIDADPAGLKQMVDVFDKVQGPVLAVERVGWDRVSSYGIVDIESESDGIYRVRDLVEKPARADAPSDLAIIGRYILTPDIFEELEATAADSSGEIQLTNGLRRLLKKRPIYAYEIKGVRHDTGNKLGYLKAVVYFALRREGLAEPFAEYLRSIKF
- the serS gene encoding serine--tRNA ligase — encoded protein: MLDAAFVRDHPDVVREALTRRGMRMDVELDALALLDAERRVKIPEVEELKRQQNASSGEIARAKKAGQDVAHVFAANKARGQQIKELETQLDNLEERRRAILLTIPNLPHESVPIGASAADNREVRRWGEPPRFDFAPKAHWDLGALLGILDFERAARMSGARFAVLMGAGARLSRALVDFMLDLHTREHGFTEIDPPFLVNAAALVGTGNLPKFEADLFKIAGDWDLYLVPTAEVPLTNLHRGEILDGRKLPIRYAAYTPCFRSEAGSHGQDVRGLIRQHQFHKVEMVKFATPDQSFDELESMVASGEEVLKRLGLPYRTMLLCTGDMGFASAKTYDIEVWLPSQETYREISSCSNTMAFQARRAGIKYRPDGTGKVEFVHTLNGSGLAVGRTLIAILENYQQRDGSVVIPEALRSYMRGMEIIEPARP
- a CDS encoding type II toxin-antitoxin system Phd/YefM family antitoxin, whose protein sequence is MRSLAISAFKAHALELVGKVASTREGIVVTKRGKPLAQVLPYQPSGDAPVAGRLAEALVFERDIVSPLRAESWEAAR
- a CDS encoding type II toxin-antitoxin system VapC family toxin is translated as MKALLDTHVWIWWNMHPQKLTRRVRSFISTPSRYDELLLSAISVWEFAKLIEKKRLAISCDPEEWIRVALEMPKLRLVPLSPTISCRATLLPGPFHDDPADQIIVATAREENATILTADERIRAYPHCRSLW
- a CDS encoding superoxide dismutase, which encodes MPFTLPLLPFDVAALEPFLTKENLELHYSKHHNAYVVNLNKFVEDGKVDGKKSLEEIILSSEGPVFNNAAQIWNHTFYWNSMKPKGGGEPTGKLADAIVRDFGSFARFKEEFAAACVSQFGSGWGWLVLDGGKLKVTKTGNADLPLKYKQTALITCDVWEHAYYPTYKNLRPKYVEVFLASLANWEFAAANFARG
- a CDS encoding formylglycine-generating enzyme family protein; the encoded protein is MHRAILALVGLATAVILIAVAGARLVAPGPPAFYVEPDTRMVLVAIEPGSFVMGSPASEAGRNDDEQPHRITLSRRIYMGRYEVTQTEWQMVMGANPSRFSDCARCPVEQVNFYDVDDFLTRLTARSSAMRYRLPTEAEWEYACRAGTSTAYGLGDQLEARDANFNASPGEQVTPGSGAYRTRPVGSFAPNAWGLHDMHGNVWEWTNDFYGPYDAQADVDPRGPQAGTTRVIRGGSWYFDAASARCAQRYTHAPQDRGFSLGFRVVGEPVERAR
- a CDS encoding type III polyketide synthase, with product MSFHIYGVGTASPPCSISQEHAVALARAYGCTTEEHQRQLKALYRLTRVKTRHSVVLDSDSRDGIPRQSFFPAMQNSEDRGPTTTERMARYEKEAPPLAARAAGVALAEAGLAPGAVTHVVTVSCTGFAAPNFDVGLIRDLGLNWTVARTHVGFMGCHGALNGLRVAKAYADSIPDARVLVCAVELCSLHYQYGWNGDRLVANAIFADGAAAIVGGGRPRAQEDEWVLSANGASLLEDSAELMAWRIGNHGFEMSLSARVPGVIERELRPWLDGWLAAEGTAVDQIASWAVHPGGPRILEACARTIGLQRNDYAVSQEVLGEFGNMSSPTILFILDRLRRRHAPRPCLAIGFGPGLAVEAALFR